One stretch of Leadbetterella byssophila DSM 17132 DNA includes these proteins:
- a CDS encoding 4'-phosphopantetheinyl transferase family protein, translated as MALFSKTSPVQGIQVVVWKLTESFEELFEDTSLCKEETQTCLSIPVPAKQKEFLAGKYVIERACLLLGIPYEGLEKDEYGKPYLRGKPCEISLTHTEDYVAVAFSENGAIGIDLEKSRDQIMRIFPRLFSQLEVETVNGDLEEATVYWSAKEAMYKLYGKRSVDFRAHLMLRKENGNLQGEIHIKDFHYPCQFHISRIAEYYMVLAY; from the coding sequence ATGGCGCTTTTTAGCAAAACTTCTCCCGTGCAGGGAATTCAGGTGGTAGTGTGGAAATTGACGGAAAGCTTTGAAGAGCTGTTCGAGGATACTTCACTTTGTAAAGAAGAAACCCAAACCTGCCTGTCCATTCCGGTACCAGCTAAACAAAAGGAATTCCTGGCAGGGAAATATGTTATTGAAAGAGCCTGCCTACTTCTCGGCATACCCTATGAAGGTTTAGAAAAGGATGAATATGGAAAACCCTATCTGAGAGGAAAACCTTGTGAAATATCTCTAACACATACGGAAGATTATGTGGCTGTGGCATTTTCTGAAAACGGTGCCATAGGTATTGACCTTGAGAAATCTAGAGATCAAATCATGCGTATTTTCCCAAGATTGTTTTCTCAGTTAGAAGTGGAAACGGTCAATGGAGACTTAGAAGAAGCTACGGTGTATTGGTCGGCTAAGGAAGCCATGTACAAATTGTATGGTAAAAGATCAGTGGATTTCCGTGCGCATTTGATGCTAAGAAAAGAAAATGGAAACCTTCAAGGTGAGATTCACATCAAAGATTTCCATTATCCCTGTCAATTCCATATCTCTAGAATAGCAGAGTACTATATGGTTTTGGCCTATTAA